The DNA region TAATCATGAGGTTGAAGATAAAAATTAATATCATCGCTTCCAAAAGAAACCTGAACATCATTATTATTTTTATCCTTTACAAACACACCAACTATTGAAGCTCCAATATCTGTGAGTTTTAATACCATATCATTTTTATTTTTTAATTCATAAAGTAAATAGCCATTGTTAAAGTTTTTTACTTGCATCTTTTATATTCTCCAATTTATTATAAAGAAAATTATATAAAAAAAATCACTAGTTTTCAAGATAATTTTAATTTATATTTGTGATAAAAAATATTGTTTTTTTTACATAGTGAATATAAAATATAGAACATAATTATTTTTAAGGATTATAGAAGTGAAAGATTTACTTATTGAAATATTAGTTGAAGAGATACCTGCAGATTTTGCTTATCCTGCAAGTATGAGTTTTAAGAAAATTATGGAAGATACTCTAAAAAATAATGGTATAAGTTTCAAATCCATAATAGCCTACACAACACCAAGAAGATTATCAGTTCTTGTTGAAGAAGTAGAAGAAAAGTCAAAAGATGAAATTGTAGAGTCAAGAGGACCTTTACTAGAAAGTGCTATAAAAGACGGCTCTTTAACAAAAGCAGGAGAAGGATTTTTAAAATCTCATAATATTGACAACATTAAAAACATAGACGAAAAAGAAGATTTTAATAAAGCATATATAAAAGAAGTTGGCGGAAAGAAATATTTATTTGTAAAGAAAGAAAAAAAAGGCGTAGATACTAAAAAATTATTTGAAGAAGTATTGGAAGATATTGTATCTAAAATAGACTTTAAAAAGAAGATGAGATGGGGAAATAAGGACTTTGCATTTGTACGCCCTATTAGAAATGTGTTAGCTTTATTTGGAAATGAAGTGATAAAAACAACTGTTGCTGGAATAGAAACTAACAATAAAGTAACAGGGCACAGATTACTCTCTCCAGACTTTAAAGAAATTAATAACCCTAAAGATTATGAAAAAACTTTAGCTGAAAAACATGTTATTGTTTCAAGAGAGAAAAGATTAGAAAATATAGTAAGTCAATTAGAAAAAATAGAAAATGAACTTGGATTTGAAGCTGTATCAAAGAAAAAAGTTTCTGAAATAGTTGTGGATTTGGTAGAAGAGCCTTATTTGCTTACTGCTGAGTTTGATTCTAAATTTTTGGAAGTGCCTAAAGAAGTTTTAACAAGTGAAATGATTGAGCACCAGAAATACTTCCCATTATGTAAAAAAGACGGCTCTTTAACTAATATATTTGTAATAACTGCTAATCAGCCTAAAACTCCTCAAATAATAGCAGGAAACATAAGAGTATTAACAGCAAGACTTTCTGACGGAAGATTCCTTTATCAAGAAGATATTAGAAAAGGAATGGATGAGATGAATGAAAGACTTGAAATGCTTATGTTTAGAAAAGAGCTTGGAAGTGTTGCTGATAAAGTAAAAAGACTTGAGAAAAACTCTGAACTTTTAATTAAGCTTTTAGGCTATGAGAAGAATAAAGAAAATATACTTAAAGCTATAAAATATATGAAATCTGATTTGGTAAGTAATATGGTTTACAACTTCCCAGAGCTTCAAGGTATAATGGGAGGATATTTTGCTAAGTCTATGAATCTTAATGATGATGTGGCTTTAGCTATTAATGAACAGTATAGACCTTTGTTTGCAACAGACAATATACCTTCAAATGATACTGGTAAGGCTATAGCTATACTTGATAAGATGGATAATATTGTAGCTGGTTTTTATGTTGCTGATATACCTACTGGCTCTCAAGACCCTAATGCTTTAAGAAGACAGGCTCTTGGTATTGTAAACATTCTTATAAAATCTAAAAAGCATGTTAATCTTAAAAAATTAATAGAAGATTCTATTAACTCTATGCCTAAAGATGCTAGAGTAAACAAAAGTAATGATTTACTAAATGATATATTTGAGTTCTTTAAATCTCGTTTTGAAAATGATATTGACTTTGCAAAAGATTCTGTTGCGGGTGTTCTTTCTACTGGTATAGATGATATGTATGATGCTTACTTAAAGATAGAAGCTATTGATGCATTTAGAAAGAAAAATGAAGAACTATTCTCTAATCTTTTATTAGTGTTTAAGAGAGTAAAAAATATGATTAAATCTGCTAAAGAAGTTAATTTAGATGAATCATTATTAAAAGAGGAAGCAGAAAAATCTTTATACAATATTTATAAAGAGAAATTAAATGAAGTTAATAAGCTTATGGAAAAGAGAGAATACGAAAAAACATTTGCTTTATTAGCTAGTCTTTATGAGCCATTAGACAAGTTCTTCAAAGATATTATGGTAAATGTAGATGATGAGAAAATAAAAAATAACCGTATAGCTTTACTTTCATCAGTAGATAAGATTTTCAAGAATATGCTTGACTTCTCTAGTTTGGTAAAATAATAATAAATAAGATTATAAATTAAAAGGGGCTTTATTAATAACAATAGAGCTCCTTTTTTATATAAAAAATAATTGATTAGGATAAATGGAATTATATTAAAATATTTTACGATAACAAATACTTCTCTTCTAAGGCTTTTAAAGGCTTACTAAATTGCTTAGCCAATAAACCTACAAACACAGCACCCGCAATAGTACCTTCTCTTACTCCTTCTAAATGTCCTAAAAATGATAATACTGTAACAATTGATACTGCAACTAAAAATATATCAAATGCCATTTTTGTATTGCCAAATTTGAAAGGAAATATTTTACAAATAGCTAAAACAACTCCCTCTCCAGGTGTAGTAACCAACTTCGCCATTACTTCTATGCTTACGCCCAAACCAACTAATATTATACCTAATATACATAAAGCCCATTGCTGAAAATAATTTGTATATGTTATATCTTTTATTAGATAAGCAGAAAAATCAATCATAAGTCCAAATAAAATAAGTGCCGGTATTTGAAATAGCTGAAATAAATCATACTTTTTTCTAAGAAGTAATATTTGTATCAATATAAAAACAAGATTGATAATAATAGTTGTTGCTCCTACTGATAAACCAGATATTGTACTTGCAACATACGGCACACTAGAAATTGGAGAAGTGCCAAGTGCAGCTTTAATAGAAAAAGCTATACCTAAGGACATAATATAAAGCCCTATTAATAATATTATACATCTTTCAATAAAATGATTTTTAAAAATTTCTCTCTTCATAATTAAACTCCCCTAAGCGACTGACACATTTTCATTAACAGTTCTTTTAATTTTTCCTCATCTTCTTTTGATATTTCATTAACAGCAATACTTTCTATATCTTCAAAAACTTTATCCATATAGTTTGAAGCTTCTACTCCTTTTTCTGTTAGAGAAACATAAAGAGAACGCCTATTACCATTATGCTGTTTCCTTACAATAAGCCCAGCATTTTCCATACCTAGTAATATGCTTCCTACAGTTGTCTGCTCTATTTCCAAATAATTGGCTATAGTTTTCTGGTCTGCTTCTTTGAATTTAGATAAAAAGTATAATACTTTAGGCTGACCAGATGTAAGCCCTATTTTGTTTGCTTCCAGCATTACTCTTTTTGCAAACATAGAATTAGCTTTCATTAGTAAATAGTGTAGATTCTCCAATGTGAGTATCCTTATAATAAGTATTGTTATAATGAGATAGCTTATTATATACCTACTAAAAAAAATGTCAAATGAATTATTATTACCTATAAGCATTATAAAAAACAGGATATTTTGATTTTGGATAGTAAAAAATTACATACAAACAAAAAAGACTACAAATATTTTGTAAAAATAATTTACTTTTTTACAAAAAACTGTAAAAAAACTTGACAAAAAATTAATAATATACTATACTATTATTATACTTAAATATAACCGTTAAGGAGAATAAAATGAAAAAACAAGTAAAACAAATTATTCTAATTGCTTCTATTATGATGCTCTCTATAGCTACAGTATTTGCTGCAGATATGCCTATACAGGCTAATCAGCTTCCAAAAAAAGCACAAGATTTTGTATCAGCTAATTTCGCAAACGACCAAATAGTTTATGCTGAACAAGACAGAAACAGCTTTAAAGTGGAATTAGCTAGCGGAGTTGAAATAGACTTCGATAGAAATGGAGATTGGACTGATGTATCTGCTAAAATGCCTTTGCCTACAAAATTCATACCAACAACTGTAATGAAAGCAGTAGAAACTAAATATCCTCAAGTTCCTGTTTTAGAAATAAGCAAAGAATATAATAGCTACAAATTAAAACTAGGAAACAATAGAGAAGTTTATGTAGATAATAGCGGTAAAATTGTAGGAGACAAATTAGATTAATAGAAAATAGAAATTAAACATTAAAAAGAGAGAGGTTTTTATGCTTCTCTCTTTTTTTATTAAAATTTCAAAAATATTTTATTTTTTTTGTATATAATATATAATAAATCAAAAATACATATAAGGATAATATTCATGAAACATTTAATAATTTTAGCACTCTCTATTTTTATTATATCATGCGGAGGCAATACAGAAACAAATAATAAAACAGAGCCTGCAACACTTACTATAGACTTTAAGGCTATATTTGGTGATAAAGCAAATGATGATAATACTATAATGGAAAACTCATATTTAAAAGTTACAGGAAGTTATGGGGATATTGATGCTAAAGTAGATGCTGTTACAGGAGCTTCAACACCTACAGGAGCTACAAAATCTTGGGATTCATATAGATATCAAAATAAACAATTTGCTAACAATAAAATTGAAAGAGGATTAGGTTTCTTTGTATTATATGGGGTATCACCATCTAAAACATATAACTTTGACGGTATGACAGGAACTGGTATATCACAAAAAACTTTAGACGGCACTAATGGACCAAAAGTTACAGGAACAGGCGTTACAAAAGATGAAACTGGTGTTATCACTATCAGATATGCACATGCAGGAGGTCCTACTGTTTATCCTTGGGCTTATGAATTAAAATCAGACACTAATGGAATATTTAAAATTGGTTATGGTTTAGAAAACAACAAAATGAGTAAATTACAAATTTCTAATGATATTGATTTTGCAAATATAGAAATGGTTACAGATAAAGCAAAAGATGGAGTTGCTTATTGGCAAGGAGATTTACAAGGTACTTTTGAAAATGATACTCTTACATTAAAAGGTACTTTAAAAGAAGTTAAATAAATAAAATATTTAATAGGGGATTTTTATCCCCTTTTTTATAATATATATATAAATATTTTTATCTCAAAATATTTTTCAATTTAATACCTACTAACCGCACGCTAAACTAAACAAGAAATATAAATTAATTTGAAATGCATTTCAATTATATTTATTAGTTTATTTAACGTGCGGTATTATAATATAACAAGCTAATAAAATCTTGGGTGGGAATGCTTTTTTTTATTAGGCATTATCAAATATTAAAACAAATTTTTTTTATTAACGCAAAAAGGTTAAATAGGGCGGGGATTTAAAATATGTAAAAAACCTAGATGAATATAAAAAATAATATTTTGTGTCTACTAAATACATTATATATTTTTTATTTTACTTGATATATTGATAAAAGTTTTATATAATGTTTTCATTAAAAATATTTATTTTAAGAAAAGTAAGATGAAAAAAGATAATAATATAGAAAAGAAGTTAATAGGTATTATAATAAATAAAAGCAGAAATAATACTGATAGCATAGTAAAAAAATTAAAAAATATTATAAATAAATATAATGCAGAGGCAATATCTATAGATTATGATATATCATCTTATAATAATATAAATAAAGCAATAAAAACTTTAAAAAATGTGTCAATGCTTATATCCATAGGAGGCGACGGCACATTATTATCAGCATTAAAAATAGCTATTAAATATAATATATCTGTTTTACCCATATATAACGGCACATTAGGTTTTATATCAGAAATTCCGCCAGAAGAAGCATATCTTATTATAGAAGAATATTTTAATAATAAAAAAACATTATACGAAATAGAGCCTAGAATACTTTTAGATATAGAAATAAAAACATCAAAAACTACAAAAAAATATTTAGCAATAAATGAACTTGCATTATGCAAACTAGACGGAAGAACTTTATATATGGATATAAACATATCTGGAAAGAAAGTATCATCTATAATAGGAGACGGTGTTGTTGTAGCTACTCCTACAGGTTCTACTGCTTATGCTTTGAGTGCAGGAGGTCCGATAATTGTTCCTACAATAGATGCTATGTCATTCGTACCAATAGCACCTCATTCTCTCACATTTAGACCGCTTGTTATACCTAAAGGAGACAGCGTAGAAATAAAGCTTTCTCAAAAATCAAAAAAGGGTATGGTAACAATAGACGGTTATGATATATATAAATTCGGAAAAACTGATACAGTAAAAGCTAGTATAAGCGATAAGAATTGCTATATATTTCAAAGTGCAAATAGACTATTTTATGATATACTTAGAAACAAACTTAACTGGGGCATATAATAATGCTTAAATATTTGGATATTAGAAATTTTGTATTAATAGATAAAGTAAAAATCAATTTTGAAAATGGATTTAATGTTTTAACAGGTGAAACAGGTGCTGGAAAAAGTATTATAATAAGTGCATTGGAATTAATTACGGGAGAGAAAGGCTCTACAAGAATGGTTGGCTTAAATGGAGACAGGTTAACTGTAATAGGCACTTTCTTTTTGCAATCATCATTAAATATAGTAAAAAATAAATTAAAAGAATGGAACATAGAAATAACAGGAAATGAGCTTAATATAAAAAGAGAAATTACAAAAGACGGTAAAAGCCGCTCTTTTATAAACAATATTGGTGTGCGTGTGGCAGAGTTAAAAGAGTTAGGAGATTTAATTGTAGATATACACGGACAGCATGAACATCAATCGCTTTTTAATGCGGCAAATCATATTAATTTTTATGATGCTTATTTAAATATTGAAGATAAGCTGCAAGTTTATAGAGAGCATTATAATAAACTTACAAAACTAATAAAACAATATAATGAAATATCACAAAATAAAAATACAATATTAAAAGAAAAATCTTTTTTAGAATATGCTATAGAAGAAATAGAAAAAGCAAACTTAAAATATAATGAAGATGAAGAGATAAAAAATGATATAGCAATGATGTCTAATGCAGAAAACATAGCATCTGCCCTATCTATTATAAATAAAGATATATTTGGAAGCGAATCTGGTGCTTATTTAAAACTTACAAGAAGCATTAATACATTACAATCGATTTCTCAATATGATGATAGACTTTCAGATTTGGCATCACAGATAGAAGCTATATCATTAAACCTTGAAGATATAAAAACAGTATTTACTGAGATAAGAGCAAAAGCCAAATTCGACCCAGAAGAATTACAAGCTCTAAATGAAAGACTTTTCTTTATAAACACATTAAAAAAGAAATATGGAAACAATATAAAAGAAATTATTAATTATGCAAAAGAGGCTAAAGAAAAATTAGACTCTCTTAATTTCTCTGAAGAAGATGTATTAAAATTAAAAGAAGAAATAGAAAACATAAGAACAAAAACATCAATATTAGCAAAAGAGATTTCTGATATAAGAAAGTCCAAAAAAGATGTTTTTATAAATGCTATAGAAAAAGAAATGTGCGACTTGGGAATGACTTCTACAAAATTTGATGTTGAGATTACATACGATGAAGATGATGAAGACGGCATACTCAATATAGACGGCACAAACTTAAAAGCAAACTCTAATGGCATAGACAATATAGAGTTTATAATAGCACCAAATAAGCAGGCTATGTTTCAGCCTTTAAGAAAAATCGCTTCTGGAGGCGAAATATCAAGAATTATGCTTTCATTAAAAAGCGTGCTTTCTAGCGGAGATTACTGCGAGACTTGCGTGTTTGACGAAATAGATGTTGGGGTTGGCGGAAGGATTGCAGAAGTTATAGGAGAGAAAATTGCTGCATTATCCAAACAAAAACAAATATTAAGCATTACTCATTTAGCACAAATTGCAATATATGCCAATAATCATTTTAAAGTAATAAAAAATGAAAAAGATGATGTAGTTACTTCAACAATAGAAGAGTTAAATGATTCTAATAAAGTAAATGAAATAGCAAGAATGATAACAGGCAAAGAAATAACAGATGCGAGCATAAAGCATGCCGAAGAATTGTTGGAACATGCCAAAAAATCATCAGACTTATTTTAATATACAGTGAAAATTTTTATATTTTAATTATTTGATGGGGCTAGTCTTCTCAAATACTAAAAAACTTATTAATTTTATTGTTCTTTTTCCCGCATTACGCGGTGCGGACTTCGTCAAAAGAACCAAAAAATGCAAATGTTTTAACTTCGTATGATTAGAACATATATTATAAATGCAGTGCCAATCCTGAATTTAAGTTAAAAATACAGTACTTTTACTTCTTTGGGTCACGCCTTACCTAAAGGTACTTCCTACGGTCGCCGGCACTCCCTACGGTAGCAAAAGAAGTAGGGGTGCTACCCTACGGGCACGCTTCGCAGGGGGCAAAGCCCTGCAAATAATAAAAATAAATAAAGTTAAAAATTTTTAGTATATACCTAAATAAGACTTATACAAAATTAATAAGCCTCATAATGAATTTTGTTTGGTTCAAATCTATCAGGCATAGCAACTTCGCCGTCAGGATAGCCCACAGCAACTATTCCAAGAGGTTTTATATGATCTGGTAAATTAAACAATTTGATAATATCATTCATTCTCTCTTCACGAGGTGCAACACCAAGCCATACACTTCCTAAATCTTTTGCCTTACAAGCAAGCATTAAATTCTCTATTGCCGCAGAACAGTTTTGCTGCCAATAAAGTTGTCCAGATTCTTCAGATAAATCTCCGCATACAATAACAGCTAAAGTTGCAGTATATAGCATTTTAGCATAAGGGTGAACATCAGCTATTTTATCTAATGTCTCTCTTTTCTCTACAACTATAAACTCCCAGTTTCTTTTATTGTTTGCAGAAGGAGCATACATAGCAGCCTTTAATATATATTCTATCTTTTCTTTTTCAACTGCCTTGTCTTTAATATATTTTCTTATACTTCTTCTTGTAAATAAAATATCTTCTTGCATGAAAAATCCCCCCATATAAATAATAAAAAAATAATTTATTAAAATATTATAATACCCAACAACATAAATAATAATTTTAAAACTATTAATACAAATAAAGCAATTATAGCTCCCATAATGAGTATTTTATTAGATGCCACTATATAGCTAGAATCAAGTTTATTAATAGCATCTCCAACTAAAATTCTATCATAAATTTCAGAATCCTTAAAATATTCTCCTCCAAGCTCTATATCCAAAGCACCCGCAACAGCACATTCAAGCCTAGCCTTATTATCATTTCCATCTCTTTTAAAAACTCTAAAAGCCTTTTTTATATCATACCCCAAAAGAAAACTTCCTACAGCATATGATAAAAAGGCAAATATAGAAGGTATCATATTAATATAATAAGCAAAATTAATATTAAACATACCATATTTATCTTTCACTCTATTTTCATCAATAGCAATATTATTATCTGATGATATATCAGAAAGCATACACAAAACTTTATACATAAAACAAAGAGGCAATCCTCCTAAAAGAAAGAAAATAGAAGTATATATATAATCCTCTCCCACACTAATAGAAGAATATTCTATAGTCTTTTTAATAATATTTTCTCTATTAATATCATTAACATCTATATTAGTGTTTTCTTTTAGGGTTTCTTTTGCAGCATTTAAGTTTGTATATTTTATAGAAGAATATATTGAAGAACTAACTTCAAAAGGTTTTCTTATTCCTATTATAATATATGCCGCTATAAGCTCTATTATAATTCCTAATAAAAAATGAATTTTATATAAAAAATAAAATAAAAAATAAGGCACAATAAAAGATATAGATAAAATTATTAAAGAAATTACTATACCTAAAATAAGCTCTAATATTTCATTATTTTTATAAACTTTATCTTTCAATAAATATTGCAATTTTTCTATTGGAATTCTTATATACTGAAATATATCAATTTTAAACCTATATACAAAAATATTTAAAAGAAATGATATAGGAAGTATTAATAAAGTTTGCATAAAATCAATTTCCGTTATTTTATAATAGAATTTTATCTATTATTTTTAAATTGTTATTTTCTATAATTTCGGTAAGATATCCGCAACCATTAGGTAAAAGATAATCATAAAAAGGAAGTTTTTCTATGTTATATTTATCTAATATAGTCATAATTATACCGCCATGAGTAACTACTGCTGTATAAGTTAAATTATTTTTTTTCATATCTTCTATTATAGATAAATATGCATTGTATACTCTGTTAAAAAATTTCTCAGATATCTCTCCATTAGGCACTTCACTTCTCCAAGATGTTTTCATAAACTCTTTAAAATAAGGATTATCTTTCAAATCATTATGAGTCATACCCTCAAAATCTCCAAAAGCTCTCTCTCTTAAATCATTCATAATTTCAAAGTTCATATCATCAAAATATATCTTAGCCGTCTCAATACATCTTTTCATCGGGCTTGAATACAATTTCTCAAAAGGCTTATATTTATCTATATTACTTTTATTTTTTAATAAAGCATTTATTCCCTCTTCCCAAAGAGAAACATCAGTAGAACCAAGCCATTTTTGCTCTGCATTGTTTTTTGTTTGACCATGTCTTATAAATAAAATTTTCATATACTACTCCATCTTTTATTAATCATCTATTTTTAAATCATCTATAGCTCTATACAATTCGCTTTTTAATTTGCTTCTATCATTGCAGCTTTTTATATTATAATCTTTAATTTTACTGCTCATATAATTAATTTCATCTTCCATACTCTTAAACTCAAATACAGCCTTCAATATCTCCATAGTATCAATATATCCTCTCTCTATTCTATACATCGCTCCATCTAAACTAAAATCTAATCCTCCATTAGTAAAAGTTCCTATATCTTCATTAGGCACTATCTCATAAACCTTGCAAGTTTCAGACTTCTCTACTATAGCATCTCTATACAAATTAACAACTATAATCTCATCACACCCATATTCATA from Brachyspira pilosicoli P43/6/78 includes:
- a CDS encoding MarR family winged helix-turn-helix transcriptional regulator; protein product: MKANSMFAKRVMLEANKIGLTSGQPKVLYFLSKFKEADQKTIANYLEIEQTTVGSILLGMENAGLIVRKQHNGNRRSLYVSLTEKGVEASNYMDKVFEDIESIAVNEISKEDEEKLKELLMKMCQSLRGV
- a CDS encoding PepSY-like domain-containing protein → MKKQVKQIILIASIMMLSIATVFAADMPIQANQLPKKAQDFVSANFANDQIVYAEQDRNSFKVELASGVEIDFDRNGDWTDVSAKMPLPTKFIPTTVMKAVETKYPQVPVLEISKEYNSYKLKLGNNREVYVDNSGKIVGDKLD
- the glyS gene encoding glycine--tRNA ligase subunit beta produces the protein MKDLLIEILVEEIPADFAYPASMSFKKIMEDTLKNNGISFKSIIAYTTPRRLSVLVEEVEEKSKDEIVESRGPLLESAIKDGSLTKAGEGFLKSHNIDNIKNIDEKEDFNKAYIKEVGGKKYLFVKKEKKGVDTKKLFEEVLEDIVSKIDFKKKMRWGNKDFAFVRPIRNVLALFGNEVIKTTVAGIETNNKVTGHRLLSPDFKEINNPKDYEKTLAEKHVIVSREKRLENIVSQLEKIENELGFEAVSKKKVSEIVVDLVEEPYLLTAEFDSKFLEVPKEVLTSEMIEHQKYFPLCKKDGSLTNIFVITANQPKTPQIIAGNIRVLTARLSDGRFLYQEDIRKGMDEMNERLEMLMFRKELGSVADKVKRLEKNSELLIKLLGYEKNKENILKAIKYMKSDLVSNMVYNFPELQGIMGGYFAKSMNLNDDVALAINEQYRPLFATDNIPSNDTGKAIAILDKMDNIVAGFYVADIPTGSQDPNALRRQALGIVNILIKSKKHVNLKKLIEDSINSMPKDARVNKSNDLLNDIFEFFKSRFENDIDFAKDSVAGVLSTGIDDMYDAYLKIEAIDAFRKKNEELFSNLLLVFKRVKNMIKSAKEVNLDESLLKEEAEKSLYNIYKEKLNEVNKLMEKREYEKTFALLASLYEPLDKFFKDIMVNVDDEKIKNNRIALLSSVDKIFKNMLDFSSLVK
- a CDS encoding nitroreductase family protein is translated as MQEDILFTRRSIRKYIKDKAVEKEKIEYILKAAMYAPSANNKRNWEFIVVEKRETLDKIADVHPYAKMLYTATLAVIVCGDLSEESGQLYWQQNCSAAIENLMLACKAKDLGSVWLGVAPREERMNDIIKLFNLPDHIKPLGIVAVGYPDGEVAMPDRFEPNKIHYEAY
- a CDS encoding cobalamin biosynthesis protein; this translates as MQTLLILPISFLLNIFVYRFKIDIFQYIRIPIEKLQYLLKDKVYKNNEILELILGIVISLIILSISFIVPYFLFYFLYKIHFLLGIIIELIAAYIIIGIRKPFEVSSSIYSSIKYTNLNAAKETLKENTNIDVNDINRENIIKKTIEYSSISVGEDYIYTSIFFLLGGLPLCFMYKVLCMLSDISSDNNIAIDENRVKDKYGMFNINFAYYINMIPSIFAFLSYAVGSFLLGYDIKKAFRVFKRDGNDNKARLECAVAGALDIELGGEYFKDSEIYDRILVGDAINKLDSSYIVASNKILIMGAIIALFVLIVLKLLFMLLGIIIF
- a CDS encoding histidine phosphatase family protein, which codes for MKILFIRHGQTKNNAEQKWLGSTDVSLWEEGINALLKNKSNIDKYKPFEKLYSSPMKRCIETAKIYFDDMNFEIMNDLRERAFGDFEGMTHNDLKDNPYFKEFMKTSWRSEVPNGEISEKFFNRVYNAYLSIIEDMKKNNLTYTAVVTHGGIIMTILDKYNIEKLPFYDYLLPNGCGYLTEIIENNNLKIIDKILL
- a CDS encoding NAD(+)/NADH kinase, which gives rise to MKKDNNIEKKLIGIIINKSRNNTDSIVKKLKNIINKYNAEAISIDYDISSYNNINKAIKTLKNVSMLISIGGDGTLLSALKIAIKYNISVLPIYNGTLGFISEIPPEEAYLIIEEYFNNKKTLYEIEPRILLDIEIKTSKTTKKYLAINELALCKLDGRTLYMDINISGKKVSSIIGDGVVVATPTGSTAYALSAGGPIIVPTIDAMSFVPIAPHSLTFRPLVIPKGDSVEIKLSQKSKKGMVTIDGYDIYKFGKTDTVKASISDKNCYIFQSANRLFYDILRNKLNWGI
- the recN gene encoding DNA repair protein RecN — translated: MLKYLDIRNFVLIDKVKINFENGFNVLTGETGAGKSIIISALELITGEKGSTRMVGLNGDRLTVIGTFFLQSSLNIVKNKLKEWNIEITGNELNIKREITKDGKSRSFINNIGVRVAELKELGDLIVDIHGQHEHQSLFNAANHINFYDAYLNIEDKLQVYREHYNKLTKLIKQYNEISQNKNTILKEKSFLEYAIEEIEKANLKYNEDEEIKNDIAMMSNAENIASALSIINKDIFGSESGAYLKLTRSINTLQSISQYDDRLSDLASQIEAISLNLEDIKTVFTEIRAKAKFDPEELQALNERLFFINTLKKKYGNNIKEIINYAKEAKEKLDSLNFSEEDVLKLKEEIENIRTKTSILAKEISDIRKSKKDVFINAIEKEMCDLGMTSTKFDVEITYDEDDEDGILNIDGTNLKANSNGIDNIEFIIAPNKQAMFQPLRKIASGGEISRIMLSLKSVLSSGDYCETCVFDEIDVGVGGRIAEVIGEKIAALSKQKQILSITHLAQIAIYANNHFKVIKNEKDDVVTSTIEELNDSNKVNEIARMITGKEITDASIKHAEELLEHAKKSSDLF
- a CDS encoding YczE/YyaS/YitT family protein is translated as MKREIFKNHFIERCIILLIGLYIMSLGIAFSIKAALGTSPISSVPYVASTISGLSVGATTIIINLVFILIQILLLRKKYDLFQLFQIPALILFGLMIDFSAYLIKDITYTNYFQQWALCILGIILVGLGVSIEVMAKLVTTPGEGVVLAICKIFPFKFGNTKMAFDIFLVAVSIVTVLSFLGHLEGVREGTIAGAVFVGLLAKQFSKPLKALEEKYLLS